The Nostoc sp. 'Lobaria pulmonaria (5183) cyanobiont' DNA window TATATTTCATTAATTCGTAGCGAATTATCTGTGTGCTTCTGCGCTTACCTATGCCTTTAAATTTCAACCCTCAATTCGCCACCATTTTACGTAAAGCTGTACTAAGTATATGAAGAACTATCTTAACTTCGTGTTGGCTGATGGCTAAGAATAAGAGCGCCATCAAGCGATCTGCAATCTCTGTTATTACCTTTTTATAGCTATAGGCATTATGATCAATTCCAAGTTCTGCGTCGGCAGGCTAATCGATCGCAATGTTTTTTATGAATTTAGTCTGGCAACGATTTACTCTATCAACTTTACCGCTCAAAGAATATCTTGCTACCAGTTATGTACACCGCTCTCTGGTGGGACTACTAAGTTCTTGGCGGCAAACTAGCGTCTTACTCCAGTGGGGAGATGCGATCGCAGCGGCTTTACTCAGCTTAATATATGCTCTAGCACCTTTTGCTTCGAGTACGTTGGTGGGTTTTTTGCTGGTGGCTTGTGTCGGATTTTGGCTGTTGTTGACTTTATCCGATCAAGTAACACCAGCAAATGTCTCGTCAGTCACTCCGATTCACCTGCTAGTATTGCTCTACTGGGGGGTTGCCGCAGTTGCAACAGCATTATCACCAGTGAAAAAGGCGGCACTTAACGACTTGGGAACGTTGACCTTGTATTTGCTACTATTTACCCTTTGTGCCAGGGTATTAAGGTCGCCTCGTCTCCGTTCTTGGATTATCATCCTTTATCTGCACGTATCGTTAATTGTTAGTGTATACGGGTTGCGGCAATGGTTTTTTGGAGCCACAGCACTGGCAACTTGGGTCGATCCAGAATCTCCTATGTCAAAGACTACAAGAGTCTACAGTTATTTAGGCAATCCCAACTTATTGGCTGGATACCTCTTACCAGCAGTAATTTTTAGCTTAGTGGCAATTTTTGCATGGCAAAGCTGGCCTAAGAAAGCCCTTGCATTAACGATGCTAATTGTCAATAGTTCTTGCCTGATTCTGACTTTTAGTCGTGGTGGTTGGATTGGACTAGTGGTGGCAGTTTTAGCTGTGATGGCATTACTAGTTTATTGGAAAAGCGTGGAAATGCCTCGTTTTTGGCGTACTTGGTCACTACCGATTGTCTTGGGAGGTT harbors:
- a CDS encoding IctB family putative bicarbonate transporter, translating into MNLVWQRFTLSTLPLKEYLATSYVHRSLVGLLSSWRQTSVLLQWGDAIAAALLSLIYALAPFASSTLVGFLLVACVGFWLLLTLSDQVTPANVSSVTPIHLLVLLYWGVAAVATALSPVKKAALNDLGTLTLYLLLFTLCARVLRSPRLRSWIIILYLHVSLIVSVYGLRQWFFGATALATWVDPESPMSKTTRVYSYLGNPNLLAGYLLPAVIFSLVAIFAWQSWPKKALALTMLIVNSSCLILTFSRGGWIGLVVAVLAVMALLVYWKSVEMPRFWRTWSLPIVLGGLIGVLVLAVIFVEPVRLRVFSIFADRKDSSNNFRRNVWDAVFEMIRDRPIFGIGPGHNSFNKVYPLYQRPRYTALSAYSILFEVTVETGFVGLACFLWLIIVTFNTALLQVRRLRKIRSVEGFWLIGAIAILLGMLAHGTVDTVWYRPEVNTLWWLIVALIASYWTPLARNQTSSTNSEAAIN